Proteins encoded within one genomic window of Vanrija pseudolonga chromosome 3, complete sequence:
- the fer6_2 gene encoding Multidrug resistance protein fer6, which yields MAKDKDRDLDDADDEKEIVATAAADGDKPRWHLFRPSTPPPVPESIDDAKEIPLATASWFSRMVVAWMDPLMAVGFKRPLQSPDLWKMDKSRQAEVVCTRLLDNIAKRQAARKEYNAQLATAKPSAWRRTRWTAKAAYRRKLGSEYADYGSDSTYAARVATLEAEWRGKSGKQGGGNAIARALLDSFPALWYAAPYKLISDAVIITSPLLTKEIIRFSQHEYAYRHGTPGVSQPNMGRGIGMAFGLFVMYLVQSVGQAQFFFLAQHEGALARAAMIQAIYRTTFNHSVASRAKNTTGKLMAHLSADISRIDMVAMQFHFIWAAPISLIVALILLCLQIGASGIIGFLVILVLAPLQAWLTKWGLELRRKSMVFTESRSKLLQELLSSMSTIKMFTYELPFLSRLNGIRASEMLSLRNMLFLRSAGDSMMFALPTIGSVFAFIMYSALNPTMDIANLFTAVTYFGAIQTPLGQIPRVLASFADVINALERVSSVFDAESREETKTIDPDLDVAVRVKEATFQWVEVPTDEDDSKKKKKKDKKGKKDKGSNKSSAVPSAAATPDRTPTPTPTPPPAEPFSVRDLNLEIPRGQLVGIIGPVGSGKSSILQGLLGEMKTLAGSVAFGGTIGYCQQSAWIQNATIRDNILFGQPWDEAKYWSVIARASLTRDLEILADGDLTEIGEKGINISGGQKQRINIARALYFDADVILLDDPLSALDAHVGRSVFNDAILGLRKAGKTVLLVTHGLHFLPQVDYIYTVDDGRVAQQGTYAELMASDEGAFKELMDAFGGGHGEFEHAADEEEAIEDEGKGKAVDSDEETAAGEKRKGAGEGKLEGKLTTDEERKTGAVGPKVYGAYLSAGGLWWIPVVVLMAILMQGSQLMSTVWLTYWQTDSFHRKQPFYQGMYAMLGISSAFFTLFTGMSITTLSVNASRNLFSKALHHVFFSPMSFFDTTPLGRIMGIFSKDVDAMDNMVPDTFRYTLIIICMLIGSIVIIAIHFPYFVGVVAGVCILYGFIVFFYRRTAREVKRLDSMHRSLLYSHFSESLTGLATIRAYGETERFLTHNADLIDLQDRAYILTKADEAWLEARLGIAGSLLILAVALMCTAGGGSINPGQVALTLNYMVQVTIMLGALLHIGTMLENAMNAVERTLFYSDGHLPQEKAYELDTDPKDWPTNGAIALDKVVMSYRPGQPIVLKGVSVDIGSGERVGIVGRTGAGKTSITVALYRIAELLSGTISIDGLDISTLGLKKLRSSLAVIPQDPVLFSGTIRTNLDPFENYPDSQLYDALQRAGLIKAGDQQQQQQQQRFTLDSAIDDGGANLSIGQRSLVSLARAIVKDSKIMVLDEATAAVDLETDAEIQRAIREECKRSSKTLLCIAHRLRTIIGWDKILVMDAGEVVDFAPPLELFDKEDSVFRSMCDQSRIDREEIMRARLDSSV from the exons ATGGCAAAAGACAAAGACAGAGATttggacgacgccgacgacgagaaggagatCGTagccacggccgccgccgacggcgacaagcCAAG ATGGCACCTGTTCCGCCCgtctacgccgccgcctgtgCCCGAGTCGATCGACGATGCAAAGGAGATTCCACTGGCCACGGCATCTTGGTTCTCGCGCATGGTCGTGGCGTGGATGGACCCGCTGATGGCCGTCGGCTTCAAGCGCCCGCTGCAGTCTCCCGACCTGTGGAAGATGGACAAGAGCAGGCAAG CCGAGGTAGTGTGCACTCGCTTGCTAGACAACATTGCCAAGCGACAGGCCGCGAGGAAAGAGTACAACGCGCAGCTGGCGACGGCCAAGCCGAGCGCttggaggaggacgcggtggaccgccaaggccgcgtaCCGGCGCAAGCTGGGATCCGAGTACGCAGACTACGGAAGCGATAGCAcgtacgccgcgcgcgtggcgacgctcgaggccgagtggcGAGGAAAGAGTGGCAAGCAGGGCGGCGGTAACgcgatcgcgcgcgcgctcctcgactcgTTCCCGGCGCTGTGGTATGCCGCGCCGTACAAGCTCATCAGCGACGCCGTCATCATCACGAGCCCGCTGCTGACCAAGGAGATCATCCGCTTCAGCCAGCACGAGTACGCGTACCGGCACGGCACTCCGGGCGTCAGCCAGCCCAACATGGGCCGCGGTATCGGAATGGCGTTTGGCCTGTTCGTCATGTACCTCGTCCAGTCTGTCGGGCAGGCCCAgttcttcttcctcgcgcagcacgaGGGCGCGCTGGCCCGCGCGGCCATGATTCAGGCCATCTACCGCACCACGTTCAACCACTCTGTCGCATCCCGCGCAAAGAACACGACGGGCAAGCTCATGGCACACCTGTCGGCCGACATCTCGCGCATCGACATGGTCGCCATGCAGTTCCACTTCATCTGGGCCGCGCCCATCTCGCTGATCGTGGCCCTCATCCTGCTCTGCCTCCAAatcggcgcgtcgggcatcatcggcttcctcgtcatccttGTGCTTGCGCCGCTGCAAGCATGGCTCACCAAGTggggcctcgagctgcgccgcaAGTCGATGGTGTTCACCGAGAGCAGGTCAAAGCTGCTCCAGGAGCTGCtgtcgtccatgtcgacaATCAAAATGTTCACATACGAGCTGCCGTTCCTGTCGCGGTTGAATGGCATccgcgcgagcgagatgcTCAGCCTGCGCAACATGCTCTTCTTGCGGTCTGCCGGCGACTCGATGATGTTTGCGCTGCCCACCATTGGCTCCGTGTTTGCGTTCATCATGTACTCGGCGCTCAACCCGACCATGGACATTGCGAACCTCTTCACGGCAGTCACGTACTTTGGAGCTATTCAGACACCGCTGGGTCAGATTCCCCGTGTGCTCGCGTCTTTTGCGGACGTTATCAACGCGCTGGAGCGTGTATCGAGCGTGTTTGACGCCGAGTCACGCGAGGAGACCAAGACGATCGACCcggacctcgacgtcgcggtgCGTGTCAAGGAGGCAACTTTCCAGTGGGTCGAGGTGcccaccgacgaggacgacagcaagaagaagaagaagaaggacaagaagggcaagaaggacaagggcaGCAACAAGAGCAGCGCTGtgcccagcgccgcggcgacccCAGACcgcacgcccacgccgaccccgaccccgccaccCGCCGAGCCATTCTCAGTGCGCGACCTCAACCTCGAGATCCCGCGtggccagctcgtcggcatcatCGGTCCGGTAGGCTCTGGCAAGAGCAGTATCCTGCAAGGTCTACTGGGCGAGATGAAGACGCtcgccggcagcgtcgcgtTCGGCGGCACAATTGGATACTGTCAGCAGAGCGCGTGGATCCAGAACGCGACGATCCGCGACAACATCCTCTTCGGCCAGCCCTGGGACGAGGCAAAGTACTGGTCTGTGattgcgcgcgcgagcctcacgcgcgacctcgagatcctcgccgacggcgacctgACCGAGATTGGCGAGAAGGGCATCAACATCTCGGGCGGGCAGAAGCAGCGCATCAAcattgcgcgcgcgctgtactttgacgccgacgtcatcctgctcgacgacccgCTGAGCGCGCTCGATGCGCACGTCGGCCGGTCAGTGTTCAACGACGCGATCCTGGGCCTGCGCAAGGCCGGCAAGACGGTGCTTCTCGTCACGCATGGGCTGCACTTCCTCCCGCAGGTAGACTACATCTACACTgttgacgacggccgcgtggCCCAGCAGGGCACGTACGCTGAGCTCATGGCGTCGGACGAGGGCGCGTTCAAGGAGCTCATGGACGCAtttggcggcgggcacggcgagttcgagcacgccgccgatgaggaggaggcgatCGAAGACGaaggcaagggcaaggcggtcgacagcgacgaggagactGCTGCGggcgagaagcgcaagggtgccggcgagggcaagctcgag GGCAAGCtcaccaccgacgaggagcgcaagaCCGGCGCTGTGGGACCAAAGGTGTACGGCGCGTACCTCTCCGCCGGCGGGCTGTGGTGgatccccgtcgtcgtcctcatggCCATCCTCATGCAGGGCTCGCAGCTCATGTCGACCGTGTGGCTCACGTACTGGCAGACGGACAGCTTCCACCGCAAGCAGCCGTTCTACCAGGGCATGTACGCCATGCTGGGCATCTCGAGCGCCTTCTTCACCCTCTTCACAGGCATGTCCATCACCACGCTGAGCGTCAACGCGAGCCGCAACCTCTTCAGCAAGGCGCTGCACCACGTCTTCTTCTCCCCGATGAGCTTCTTCGACACGACCCCGCTCGGTCGCATCATGGGCATCTTCAgcaaggacgtcgacgccatggACAACATGGTGCCCGACACGTTCCGGTACACGCTCATCATCATCTGCATG CTCATCGGCTCAATCGTCATCATCGCCATCCACTTCCCCTACTttgtcggcgtggtggccggCGTGTGCATCCTGTACGGCTTCATCGTCTTCTTCTACCGCCGCACAGCGCGCGAAGTCAAGCGCCTCGATTCGATGCACCGCTCGCTGCTGTACTCGCACTTCTCCGAGTCGCTCACCGGCCTCGCGACTATCCGGGCCTACGGCGAGACGGAGCGCTTCCTCACGCACAAcgccgacctcatcgacctcCAGGACCGCGCGTACATcctcaccaaggccgacgaagcgtggctcgaggcgcgcctcggcatcgccggctcgctgctgatcctcgccgtcgcgctcatgtgtaccgccggcggcgggtcCATCAACCCCGGCCAGGTGGCGCTGACGCTCAACTACATGGTGCAGGTGACCATCATGCTGGGTGCTTTGCTCCACATTGGAACGATGCTCGAGAACGCGATgaacgccgtcgagcgcacCCTGTTCTACTCGGACGGCCACCTGCCCCAGGAGAAGGCgtacgagctcgacacggaccCCAAGGACTGGCCCACCAACGGCGCGATCGCactcgacaaggtcgtcatGTCGTACCGCCCGGGTCAGCCAATCGTCCTCAAGGGCGTGTCGGTTGACATTGGCtctggcgagcgcgtcggcatTGTCGGGCGGACAGGCGCCGGCAAGACGTCCATCACGGTGGCTCTGTaccgcatcgccgagctgctgaGCGGTACCATCTCGATCGACGGCTTGGATATCAGCACCCTGGGTCTCAAGAAGCTCCGCTCAAGCCTGGCGGTTATCCCGCAAGACCCAGTCCTGTTCAGCGGTACGATCCGCACCAACCTCGATCCGTTTGAGAACTACCCCGACTCGCAGCTgtacgacgcgctccagCGCGCGGGCCTGATCAAGGCCGgcgaccagcagcagcagcaacaacagcagcggttcacgctcgactcggcgatagacgacggcggcgccaactTGAGCATTGGGCAGCGGAGCCTCGTCAGTCTCGCGCGCGCAATAGTCAAGGACTCGAAGATCatggtgctcgacgaggcgacggccgcggtcgacctcgagaccgacgccgagatccaGCGCGCAATCCGGGAGGAGTGCAAGCGGTCTTCCAAGACGCTGCTGTGCATCGCCCACCGCCTGCGCACCATTATCGGCTGGGACAAGATCCTCGTCAtggacgccggcgaggtcgtcgactttgCCCCGCCCCTCGAGCTATTTGACAAGGAGGACAGTGTGTTCCGTAGCATGTGTGACCAGTCGCGCATTGATCGCGAGGAAATCATGCGTGCGAGGCTGGATAGCAGTGTGTAA
- the mug138 gene encoding Putative zinc protease has protein sequence MPSDPFPPPPAPLPTTDRVELKLPPLEDRPYRYVALPNGVEAIVISDEDAHKGAACLLVEAGTMNDPPDLPGCAHLCERVIIHGSKNFPDPDSFKKYIDKHGGSHSAGPQRAYTEHRFDVASDALYGALARAADFVINPLFSEDRVEREVAAIESEFKQSLNNDDVRTSILLGSLARSGHPFNHFNRGNRDTLWTTPKAAGRNPRDELASWWKANSCARRIKLVVAGREDVDTLQAWVEELFGPAQVVTEGMPPTGPNGVYRTYGSPFGANEVGKVAFMQTLQDTRRLQIHIPVPDDRHMHLTRPFDFAILALSYMGKGSITSKLRRKGWITELWCYELNNIPGSGLVEIDIRLTSEGLENWAEVVRSIFTAINVLKANTNDLGTLFDEQRRLLDLAWTVTPKLPSHYAVWTTAVRLRYPVPRDLVISSESLYGHFDPDLVEAALGHLKLEDSVVLISSQHLPTNVSGSYDKTEPIYGTLYTTRPLDELVSTADLDDPDLHLPSPNPYIPKRWDVPTADAHDGPPRLLSDTPVSRLWYKQDLKDRPIANVKLKLASPSAFGTPRAAVLSELFAHLFANATAEEEDDAGLAGLRIDTGPQHGQGYYELDAHGPSDTIGVLVVRFVGHLRDFALDDSAAFAGATEELKARYTNFAISTQHAVACVRADYAVQKGAWTEQDKLRALEGLTLADVEAFRRTLLDRLHIEALVCGSIEAKDAQKLLADVEQILHPEPLDAAEVQGPPASLLIPEGYDGIWERPSALPADDQTNVVVYTLYAEHGADDVKSRTLVALLHEITKAPFTDTFADEQLGHLVKVRVSAVQGSLVRFLVAIQSERDPSLLESRVTQFLDDTLGKLLRDLSAEDLATHVESVVSGLQESTASLYSEAREHWARITDGYYDFDRRATEIAQLRGTTKDELLAFYNSAIHSSSKTRRKLSVRIRSQGLEPDPQGEATYITDIAAWKDNLVAAERAVPVRPLVVETGRVSRVL, from the exons ATGCCATCTGACCCATtcccgccgccacctgcgCCACTCCCGACCACtgaccgcgtcgagctcaagctccCGCCCCTCGAAGACCGGCCGTACCGCTATGTCGCCCTCCCCAACGGCGTTGAGGCCATCGTCatcagcgacgaggacgctCACAAAGGGGCTGCCTGCCTCCTTGTCGAGGCGGGGACTATGAACGACCCGCCTGACCTTCCTGGCTGCGCGCATCTATg CGAGCGTGTGATCATCCACGGTTCGAAGAAC TTCCCCGACCCGGACAGCTTCAAGAAGTACATTGACAAACATGGCGGCTCGCACTCGGCCGGCCCGCAGCGCGCCTACACAGAGCACCGCTTCGATGTCGCATCCGATGCCCTGTACGGTGCTCTGGCGCGTGCGGCAGACTTTGTGATCAATCCCCTGTTCTCCGAGgatcgagtcgagcgcgaggtggcggcaATCGAGTCAGAATTCAAGCAGAGTCTCAACAATGACGACGTG CGCACCTCGATCCTGCTTGGCAGCCTGGCGCGGTCCGGCCACCCTTTCAACCACTTCAACAGAGGCAACCGCGACACGCTGTGGACTACTCCCAAGGCTGCCGGCCGGAACCCGCGGGATGAGCTTGCATCGTGGTGGAAGGCCAATTCCTGTGCCAGGCGCATCAAGCTTGTCGTTGCGGGccgcgaggacgtcgacacgctgcaggcatgggtcgaggagctgtTCGGCCCTGCCCAAGTTGTCACTGAGGGCATGCCCCCGACGGGGCCCAACGGTGTGTACCGTACCTATGGGTCTCCATTCGGGGCGAACGAAGTCGGCAAGGTGGCCTTCATGCAGACTCTTCAAGACACGCGGAGGTTGCAGATCCACATCCCTGTGCCCGACGACAGGCACATGCACCTCACTAGG CCATTTGACTTCGCCATTCTCGCACTGAGCTACATGGGCAAGGGGTCGATTACGTCCAAGCTGAGGCGCAAGGGCTGGATAACAGAGTTGTGGTGCTATGAGTTGAACAACATTCCCGGCTCTGGCCTGGTTGAAATCGACATCCGCCTGACGTCGGAAGGGCTGGAGAActgggccgaggtggtccGATCCATCTTCACCGCCATCAACGTCCTCAAGGCCAATACCAATGATCTCGGTACGCTCTTTgacgagcagcgccggcTTCTTGACTTGGCCTGGACTGTCACACCCAAGCTTCCATCCCATTATGCTGTGTGGACCACCGCCGTGCGACTCCGGTACCCAGTCCCGCGTGACCTCGTCATATCATCTGAGAGCTTGTACGGCCACTTTGATCCAGACTTGGTGGAGGCGGCTCTCGGGCACTTGAAGCTCGAAGACTCTGTGGTGTTGATCAGTTCGCAGCACCTCCCGACCAATGTGAGCGGCTCGTACGACAAGACCGAGCCAATCTACGGCACACTGTACACTACCCGCCCCTTGGATGAGCTTGTTTCCACCGCCGATCTCGACGACCCCGATCTGCACCTACCCTCGCCCAACCCATACATCCCAAAGCGCTGGGATGTGCCGACAGCGGACGCACACGATGGCCCTCCGCGGCTATTGTCCGACACTCCAGTCTCTCGCTTGTGGTACAAGCAGGACCTCAAGGACAGGCCGATAGCGAATGTCAAGCTCAAGCTAGCATCCCCCAGTGCCTTCGGAACACCCCGTGCCGCGGTGCTGAGCGAGTTGTTCGCCCACCTGTTCGCCAATGCAAccgccgaagaagaagatgaTGCGGGTCTGGCGGGACTAAGGATCGACACAGGGCCACAGCATGGCCAAGGGTACTATGAGCTGGACGCCCACGGTCCCAGCGATACGATCGGCGTGCTTGTAGTTCGGTTTGTGGGCCACCTGCGCGACTTTGCTCTGGACGATTCAGCCGCCTTCGCCGGAGCTACTGAAGAGCTCAAGGCCCGCTATACAAACTTCGCCATCAGTACGCAGCACGCGGTCGCATGTGTGCGAGCAGATTATGCGGTTCAAAAGGGAGCGTGGACGGAGCAAGATAAGCTGCGGGCTCTCGAAG GCCTCACGCTAGCTGATGTCGAGGCCTTTCGACGTACGCTCCTCGACCGGCTCCATATTGAAGCCCTCGTATGCGGGAGCATTGAAGCGAAGGACGCGCAGAAGcttctcgccgacgtcgagcagaTCCTGCACCCCGAACCGCTTGATGCTGCTGAGGTCCAAGGGCCGCCTGCATCTCTACTCATCCCCGAGGGCTACGATGGCATCTGGGAACGACCCTCAGCTTTGCCCGCTGACGACCAGACCAACGTCGTCGTGTATACCCTGTACGCCGAGCACGGGGCGGACGATGTCAAGTCCCGTACGCTTGTCGCGCTTCTGCACGAGATCACCAAGGCTCCCTTCACGGACACgttcgccgacgagcagctgggTCACCTTGTCAAGGTGCGAGTTTCCGCGGTGCAAGGCTCGCTTGTCCGTTTCCTAGTCGCCATTCAATCGGAGCGGGACCCCTCGTTGCTCGAGAGTCGCGTCACCCAGTTCCTCGACGACACCCTTGGGAAGCTCCTACGCGACCTGTCCGCTGAAGATTTGGCAACCCACGTTGAAAGCGTCGTTTCAGGACTCCAAGAATCGACCGCATCCCTTTATTCTGAAGCGCGGGAGCACTGGGCGCGCATCACGGACGGGTACTACGACTTCGACCGTCGCGCCACCGAAATCGCGCAGCTGCGCGGCACAACGAAGGACGAATTGTTGGCCTTTTACAATAGCGCGATTCACTCGAGCTCCAAGACGCGTCGTAAGCTATCGGTGCGTATTCGCAGCCAGGGTCTCGAGCCGGACCCGCAGGGCGAGGCCACGTACATCACCGACATTGCCGCCTGGAAGGACAACttggtcgccgccgagcgcgccgtgccagTCAGGCCACTGGTGGTCGAGACGGGACGCGTTTCAAGGGTCTTATAG
- the priA_8 gene encoding Protein priA translates to MKLAAVLTVLAAVLTVLAAVLTVLAAAAASAQTCGNGLTAGPVDPALVDPCISGCTQTAAASVPGCNPLDRACICGGSFLGSTMKDNFYKAVVNCLINNRCNTGNAQTISNNTCQYGFCNVVLPSGATRKRAVEKAKIPQCPQFHKNALLVQGDEGNYDGFECIDTLRDLESCGGCPDVDGIDCTALPGASDVSCVLGQCKVHACDRGFTLVNGECVY, encoded by the exons ATGaagctcgccgctgtcctcaccgtcctcgccgctgtcctcaccgtcctcgccgctgtcctcaccgtcctcgccgctgccgctgcctccgCCCAGACCTGTGGCAACGGCCTGACCGCTGGCCCCGTCGA CCCAGCTTTGGTCGACCCCTGTATCTCTGGCTGTACACAGACGGCTGCAGCCTCGGTGCCCGGCTGTAACCCGCTCGACCGCGCCTGCATCTGCGGAGGCAGCTTTTTGGGAAGCACCATGAAAGACAACTTCTACAAGGCCGTCGTGAACTGCCTTATCAA CAATCGTTGCAACACTGGCAACGCGCAGACCATCTCGAACAACACGTGCCAGTACGGCTTCTGCA ACGTCGTCCTCCCCTCGGGCGCCACTCGCAAGCGCGCCGTTGAGAAGGCCAAGATTCCTCAGTGCCCTCAGTTCCACAAG AACGCTCTTCTCGTacagggcgacgagggcaactACGACGGGTTCGAGTGCATCGACACGCTCCGTGACCTCGAGtcgtgcggcggctgccccgacgtcgacggcatcgacTGCACTGCCCtccccggcgccagcgacgtcTCGTGCGTCCTCGGCCAATGCAAGGTGCACGCATGCGACCGCGGCTTTACGCTGGTTAACGGTGAATGCGTCTACTAA
- the Mfsd1_1 gene encoding Major facilitator superfamily domain-containing protein 1: protein MSDTYTTPPKDTSEKGLALDSPPLESHECGPYDCVETAPMPTRYRVIAILMILQFYTGITFAEHILSPLKTELKKKLHIDNAQYGVIASATSVVNTVLPIVGGAMMDRWGGAKVAVGSSFMIVLGSLLAAVATLHASYDLLIVGEILIGFGSTVGEVCQYKLYPHYVAGTRMATVYGMSVGWSRLVQMVAKLAAVPMTNIQHHWGWAFWISFMVSVYSFVFVIAYFIFERSLPKEWRPSRQVKVGGTWLETSGVGSVLQLPKFFWILVATQMCQHGAYRVYSLNTTDIQVKTRGTSQQTAGYKSSVQAVIPIVLAPVAGAFFDRFGHRMTFVSITAVLHIIVFVLIGLTKVNAIAPIIISSFAYTTNLLPWFVSLPILVDGEDLIGTAFGVFQAFANSGGLVMTVAAGALQDVTPHQSYNYVIYLIIAVKVLDVFLGPFYIWLDRMWLNGSLQVSEAKRVAILREAKDEGETLKGLEKSRWATITCGGLYIACTACGITLYVVYALGSST, encoded by the exons ATGTCCGACACGtacaccaccccgcccaagGACACCTCGGAGAAGGGCCTAGCCCTCGACTCGCCCCCGCTCGAGTCGCACGAGTGCGGTCCGTACGACTGCGTCGAGACCGCGCCCATGCCCACGCGGTACCGCGTGATCGCCATCCTCATGATTCTCCAGTTCTACACGGGCATCACGTTTGCCGAGCACATTCTGTCGCCGCTCAAGACCGAGCTGAAGAAGAAGCTCCACATTGACA ACGCGCAGTACGGTGTCATTGCGTCGGCTACCTCGGTTGTCAACACCGTCCTCCcgatcgtcggcggcgcgatgaTGGACCGCTGGGGTggcgccaaggtcgccgtcgGGTCGTCCTTCATGATCGTGCTCGGCTCGCTCCTGGCCGCCGTGGCGACCCTGCACGCGTCCTACGACCTGCTCATCGTCGGCGAGATTCTCATCGGCTTCGGCTCCACGGTCGGCGAGGTGTGCCAGTACAAGCTGTACCCTCACTATGTGGCTGGCACCCGCATGGCGACCGTGTACGGCATGTCGGTCGGCTGGTCGCGCCTCGTGCAGATGGTCGCCAAACTGGCCGCCGTGCCCATGACCAACATCCAGCACCACTGGGGCTGGGCGTTCTGGATCTCGTTCATGGTGTCCGTATACAGCTTTGTCTTCGTCATCGCGTACTTTATCTTCGAGCGCAGTCTGCCCAAGGAGTGGCGCCCCAGCAGACAGGTCAAGGTCGGCGGCACGTGGCTCGAGACGAGCGGCGTCGGGTCGGTTCTCCAGCTCCCCAAGTTCTTCTGGATCCTCGTCGCGACGCAGATGTGCCAGCATGGCGCGTACCGCGTCTACTCGCTCAACACGACCGACATCCAAGTCAAGACGCGCGGCACGAGCCAGCAGACCGCCGGCTACAAGTCGTCGGTCCAGGCCGTCATCCCCATCGTGCTTGCCCCCGTCGCGGGCGCCTTCTTCGACCGCTTCGGCCACCGCATGACGTTTGTGTCCATCACAGCTGTGCTTCACATCATTGTGTTTGTCCTCATCGGCCTCACCAAGGTCAACGCCATTGCACCGATCATTATCTCGTCGTTTGCCTACACCACCAACCTGCTCCCCTGGTTCGTCTCGCTCCCGATCctcgtcgatggcgaggaccTCATTGGGACGGCATTCGGTGTCTTCCAGGCCTTTGCTAACAGCGGTGGCCTGGTCATGACCGTCGCGGCCGGTGCTCTC CAAGACGTCACCCCGCACCAGTCGTACAACTATGTCATCTACCTCATCATCGCAGTCAAGGTACTcgacgtcttcctcggccccTTTTACATCTGGCTCGACCGCATGTGGCTTAATGGCAGTCTGCAAGTGTCCGAGGCCAAGCGTGTTGCCATCCtccgcgaggccaaggacgagggtgAGACCCTCAAGGGTCTC